Genomic DNA from Echeneis naucrates chromosome 14, fEcheNa1.1, whole genome shotgun sequence:
AAAATGCTTGATGCACAATTTGACAGAACAGCCAGTAGACATGTAAGAACATAAATTGCTCAGCATAATGGACAAATCAAGGGCATGCCAGCTTCGATCTCTGTCATCTGCTGTATGCTGGTTCTTCTGTTCTAGGGGTCATTTTGCGTGCAGGAGCATTAAAAGGAACATAACAGGAAATGGTGTAGACACCATCTATATACTGTGCAAGTTCTAAAAATTCTTCCAGTGATGCAAAAATGGCCCTGAAGCACTGCCAACCACTTCAGCTACCACCTGCAATTTGAATCCTATTAAGCTGCTGCCCAACTGTTTGACagcagcatctttttttttttgttgttttttttttcttttcatcttttccaaTCATGCTACAGAGTGGCAAGTGGTTATAAAGACATACTAATTTAATTCCCAATGCTTTTCTGTCAGCACTTTTTTCAAAGTGGATTGCAAACAAGTGCATCTCAAGACTAAAGTGAGAGCCTCTCTTTTATCCAGGTTTATCCAATTTCAGTTCATAGGAAGAGCCCgtgatttaaaaagacattgATGATTCTGAAATACACAGAGAACAACTCAGTAAACACTACATTTTACCACTTTACCTTCCTCCATATGCTGTTGTATGCTCATAGTAATGTATATGTTGTCTGCAGGCCCTTGCTGACATTAACAAGATATGCCTTTCAAATATCATGGCCTTTGGGACTGGGTCAGAGTTACTATTTATAGTAGGTCAAGACTTCATGATAGTTTGGCTCGCTAGAGTGATAACTGAGATAGAGTAGAGTTTATGTAGCGCTGCTGTAGCTGATTTTGTTATTGCTGCAGGCTCTTGAAGAAGTgtgacatacacacagactctGGATGGCTGTTGACTCACTGTACTGCTGCTATGACGGTACTGTTACTTGTGAAGTGACAGTGCCTTGAAAGGGTTAAACAGCAGTACTGCTGTTTGGGGGTCAGAGCAGACCAAGGTGAAGATTTGAGCGAGAACTGATCCAATGTCCGCAATCTGGTTTGCTAAAAAAATCTTCCCGGTGAATGCCCTCTAAAAATGCAACTTAGAAATAAAGTGTCACCCTACAGTATGATAATTAGCAGACTTAGCAGTTCTTTGCTTTGTAGgtgcagcaaaacacattttataaaattcaaTATACCGTTACCATCTGCTGGCTGATCTACTGCTGCCAAGTATGGGAAGACAAACAAGTTAGCCACTGTAGCTGCCAGGTATTATCACTACTTCATGTCTCTTCAATAGTATCAGACAATACATTACACTGGGATGTGAAATAATTACTGAAAAATAACTAGTAACTAGATAAAGATAAATTCCTAACACTAAACTTCACAGCCCATATTTTTAAGGCTTAATAATACTAAATAATTGTGACTCATTGAAATCATTCTTATCTTTGTGCATCGTACCTATATCCAACAATATACAACATACCAGCATGCAAATAGTTAATATTTTTCACAGATCTTTCTAAATATATAGATTTTACCAAGTCAGGTTTAGGGTAAGTAAATCACAATACAATAAATCATCATAGTTATTCCTATGTCACattattgaacattttaaaactctATTCTCAACAAACGCTCCACCCTTTACTATGCAATTTGTTCCACCCTCTGCTTAATATTCATGGTGGTACTTTAAATGCTGAGCCTCTGTCAGGAGTGTCGGTGCCTCTCTTGTGGAGTTTCTGGGTCTGGTGGTGCGTGCCCGCTGTCttactgtttacatttttcctgaGTCAGAGCCTTAAGCTGCTACAACTCGTGCCACCATGTCTAAACCATTGTCTGAccatgagagaaagaaacagatttcagtGCGAGGCCTCGCCGGTATTGAAAATGTTGCAGAACTGAAGCAAAACTTCAACAGACATCTCCACTTTACGCTGGTCAAGGACAGAAATGTAGCAACCAGAAGGGATTACTACTTTGCTCTTGCCCACACTGTGCGGGACCACTTGATTGGCAGGTGGATCAGAACCCAACAGCACTACTATGAGAAAGATCCCAAAGTAAGTTCAAGTCACAGAGCAAAATCACTGAAATGTAATTTACTGATTAGTTAGACAAAGATTAGTAAcactgctgttattttattGCGACGctaacaaaaatataaacctaAAATTTGCCATTGACAACATCTTATCTTATAGTTTTGAACAAGGTATAGAGCAAAGACCTGCATTTATATTTGATCTGAGAACGACAGGAAAAACTCAGATCATAGTAAAGTCTGTTGCTCTGTGATCTGTGGTTTCATTTTCCTAAGGAGTATTAATTTTGGAGTGTAACTGATTGCATATAGTTCTGTACTGAAGAAAGTTTCATAGGAATTTGAAATTTACACCAATATTATTTGATGCTATGTCTATGAATTTGGTGTTATAGCTGTTTAGTTTTGCTTCATGATATGTGAGAGAGAAATATCATGCCCATAGGTTTACAAATAACAATCTAATGCTGGATATAACCAGTGAATCTGAGCCTTTTTGGTTGATGACCTCACTCAAAGGACTTATTTCTTTTTGGGGCCTGTTTCTCAAATTTCTAGCAGCTGTCAGTGAGTGATTTGGTCACTTTCGAAAGAATGAGTCCTCTTCATTCAATGCGATATATTCATACACTGTCATGTGCTGTTTTCACTTGTAATTGAGTACTTATACATTCATGGCCTTGCTACATGAGTAAAGGATGTGAATATGTCTAAAACTACTTAGAGCGGGGGTTTGATATTCTCAACTATACAAGTAACCTGATATCAGTGTAATGCCAAGTCTTGACATTTAAACTTCTTAGCACTCTGCTGGTATGATGCTGTTCTTATAGTGTGTTGAAACATTACACCTCCCCATGACCCTCTGTTCCCATTCTGTCTGACCATAGAGCACCTAGTCTTTACTTGTGTCATATGAGCACATACCTCTGAGGGCATCAGAGttcatttaaaagcacaaatcaCACAGAAGCTTTATCTCTGTAAATATAGCAACTGCAACAGAATGAACCTGAAAGGAACAATAGGAAGCTGGCGTCACTGGAATAAAGTGTCAAAATTGCACACCAAACCATATTATTCCTTGAAGAACTTTCTGAAAACTGTGTGTAATTACAATAGGAGTTTGAGAAGCACAGGGGACCTCAGCTCCAATTGCATTCCTTATTAGCTCTACTGAATGAAGaggatcatttttattttatgtcaggAGAAAATATCCCTGGATGCTTTGTTGCACTCTTACTGAAGGCCTTTTGTTCAGGTACTAAGTATCAAAGCTTTAATGCAGAAGGATCACTAGTGAACTAGTTTTCAGAAACATTATAAGACGGCGATGGACTGCAACTTCTAACCAAGAAACCATCGTAGCCTCTCAAAACTGTGTCACCCTGGTCTGCTACTCTAGACTGAAAGGTCAAAGCTGAGTTCTTTAAAGGTCTTAAcagaaacatggaggaggaTGACGTTCAAACTCAATCGAGAATTTTATGCAAAGTCACACACTGAGGTTACTATTACTACAGCCAGAATTATTGTTTGCATTGCTAATATATTttactggagaaaaaaagagcagatcAGCATAATTGGATGAAACAAGGATGGAAGTCAAAAAAATTGGAACATAGATTCATTTATAATTCAAAAGATCCTGTTAACTACTCAGTGATATGGCTCTGTCACTTGTATTCATTATTCTTTTACACAGCATTTCTCCTGTCAAGCCAGACTTGAACTCCACAATGAAAGGGTATCAGGCTCAGGCTGACCTTTACAGTGACCTCTACAGGAGCTATTTTTATCTGAGCCAAAATGTTGGTGTTATGCAATACCCAAAGTAATGTgtacaccccccaccccctttcctCTGCCTTTCCTTAGCCTGTATCTGCCCCttcatttcagattaaaaaaaccacacactAAATGGCAAAGGCGAAACACAGGCTCAAGTGGCACATTTATGCACACCCAACCATCATAAAATCTGAGGGTTTCCCTGAGAGTGTGATGCAGATGCTATTGTGACATTTGGCATATGATTTCTCATTGTCAGTAGCAGAGTAATTGCCATCATGACTGTTGATAACAATACTGATTGCTCAAAAAATATCTGGCAGTGTTCGTACTGCAGTATCTACCGGCTCATTCAGTTTGATCCTGATTGACTGTCTTACCAAACGCAGCGGGTGTACTACATCTCCCTCGAGTTCTACATGGGCCGCACCCTTCAGAACACCATGGTGAACCTTGCCCTTGAAAATGCCTGTGATGAAGCCACGTACCAGGTGGGACAAACATTCCCTGTTTATTCCGACACATAaccataaaacattttgaaacatctgttaaaaaaacaaattaaaaaaagggttGGCATGTCAGAATCACCCTTTCACTAGTCCCTGTTGcactcctctgtcctctgtagTTGGGTCTGGATATGGAAGAATTGGAAGACATGGAAGAAGACGCTGGTTTGGGTAATGGTGGCCTGGGCCGTCTTGCCGGTGAGCATCTTTTCACCCTTCctatttgaaaacatttttgaaaatttttaaATCGGGTCGGCTGAATGGTTAATTTACTTTTCATGCGCTGTCTCTCTGGCTTTCAGCCTGTTTCCTGGACTCCATGGCTTCCCTGGGTCTGGCTGCCTATGGTTATGGTATTCGCTATGAATTTGGCATTTTCAATCAGAAAATTGTCAATGGCTGGCAGGTCAGAAATGTTTAACTTGTCTCTATAATCCACAGAAACctatttttttccagtttgtgaGAATagctatttcattttcacctccTATCTCCTGGATCAGCTTCCTTGATCACCATCATGACCCGATGTTCCCGATCATTGTCTGTCTAAGCTTGGAGAGCCACACACCTTatgagtattttttttctctcctctctatGAATGCATGCCATCATTCAGGTTGAGGAGGCTGATGATTGGTTGCGCTATGGCAACCCCTGGGAGAAAGCCCGTCCTGAGTACATGCGCCCTGTGCATTTCTATGGCAGAACTGAGCACCACCCTGATGGCGTCAAATGGGTTGACACTCAGGTGACAATATGGTTTCAAACTTTTGACTGCTACTGTACATAACAGGCTTTGAAAgatgatatttatatatttaaaatgtctgtctgtctgcggtGGTGCTGGCAGGTAGTGTTGGCTCTGCCATATGACACCCCTGTCCCAGGATACAGAAACAACATTGTCAACACCATGAGGCTGTGGTCTGCAAAGGCCCCCTGCGACTTCAACCTTAAAGACTGTACGTGTCGCGGTTACGCTCCAATGTTCTCAATCATTCAACAGACAATGAGAACAAATTTGAACAAGATGAGTTTAACTATACCTGTTTTTCCTGTTACAGTCAATGTTGGTGGCTACATCCAGGCTGTTTTAGACAGAAACTTGGCTGAGAACATCTCCCGTGTCCTCTATCCCAATGACAATGTAAGAAATTATGACTGAATTACCTTTTAATCAACCAGAGCTGCACTCATTGGTTTTCCATGACCAGGTTAATTTGAAATAGAGGGAAGAGCTGAACGCTGATAAGTAAAGGAGCTGGGGACTGTATGGCTCCTGTAGGACTTAGGTCTCTTCTATGAGATGGATTTCCATAAATTGCATCCAGTTAGTATCCTTTGTCTGCAGCTACTGTGCGGTCTTTCAGCTTTCTCTGACATGATCGTTTATATCTGACTTAAAGCCTGACCACCATTCTGCTGACTCCCTGAAGGCTGAAGGAGGAGGATTTAGGAGATAACCATCTAGCTCAAGATATAACTCATGTCAGGGCTGGTAATTTATGTCTGTGCAAGTGAGAGCAGTAACTATAGTGGAGTTGATATTCCAGCTTTGTTTAAATTCCTTTTAGTCAATGCTGTGTGTCTTTACATTAACCATGAAACTTTTAGGTGATTAAATAATTagataattaaaaagaaaatgatgagtTTCACCCATGCAGAGTTAGAAAGGTTCCAGTTTCTCAGACGTGACTGCTCTTCTTTTTTAAGGTTAGTGAATCGTATAGCTATTTGGCGacttaaaaatgtgaaattaaacatgaattacttttcagaggaagaaaaatagaCTTTTAACTCTCATACATTTTAAAGCATGCGGTCATTTCCACAATGGATGTACATACTTAGAGAAGCTGCATCGGGACAACTGTGcatgaaaaagtaaataaaatgtttgcaaCTGCATCACAACAACAGATATTAGGGATAATGTTCCTTAAATGCAATCAGCAGGGGCTTGAATAATATTTTTAGCAAGATGAAAAGTTTTCAATTGTCCATCAGTTGGAAATATGCAAAAGGTAATGTttagtgaataaaaaaatattcatggtTTCCTCCagtacagaaaaaaactaaaatttgtcTTTACCCTCAGTTCTTTGAAGGTAAAGAGCTCCGTCTGAAGCAGGAATACTTTGTGGTGTCTGCCACCCTTCAAGACATCGTCCGTCGTTTCAAGGTCTCTAAGTTTGGCTGCAGGGACGTAGTTCGCACAGACTTCAACAAGATGCCTGAGAAGGTGaagtgaaaaactaaaaaaaatgtttctgtcaaCAAGGATATTTTGTCCTGAAGTTCTTTCTGCACCTTTGTTAAATTGTCCTTGTGTGTAGAACAGGTAGGTGGGTGCGTTTCATTGTATCTTAGGAGAGTATTTCACGTGAACAGTATCAATGAAGCACTTAATGATGTATGCTAATTCTGTGCACACAGAATTCATTTAATAATGCTGTGCACACACAGGTTGCCATCCAGCTGAATGACACTCACCCAGCCATGGCTATTCCTGAACTGATGAGGGTTCTGGTTGATGAAGAGAAGCTTACATGGGAGATGGTGAGCAGTGACCCCAACAAAGTCTCACACTTAGATTAAtcaattttcttatttttcttccgGGTGTTTGGTTTGAATGGCTACAACCACCACAAATAATATTGCATACATAGAAAAAAttctaatgaaataaaataaaaagtgatcaAGGCTCTTATAATTTAAATACCTTGTGCAATCAAATGTACAGTATATATGAttgtccttcctcctcctccaggccTGGGACATCTGTGTGCGCACCTGTGCCTACACCAACCACACCGTCCTTCCTGAAGCTTTGGAGCGCTGGCCAGTCGACCTGTTTGCTCATCTGCTGCCCCGTCACCTGGAAATTGTCTATGAGATCAACCGTCGCCACCTAGAGGTTAGCACTGTACATTGCAAAGATATGGTAATCTACATGCTGTATTATTTATAATGTGTCCTTGTGGCTCAACCTCATTATATAGGGCGAGGTAGGATCACATTGTCATTCATATGTATTcatccttttttctgtctggttgAACATGAATCATTGCAAGGGAGGTACAAACTAGCAGGCCTTGATGGCATCAATGAACTGATGATGTGAGGATTACAATCAGGGAtaagaattaaaaacaatgcaaagcaaaaaacaacaacaacatgaagttACATATTTGAGGAAGCCAGAATAAAAAGCAGCACGATAATTAGAATCTCCATATTTGatctatgtgtgtattttttagATGGTAAGATGGTCTTAGATTTCAGACAGTTCCCCTTTGAGGAGAGATGATAGAAACACCCATTAAAATGCAAAGAATGGCTTTAAAGATTGCTATGAGTGCCTAAGTGCTGCAATGTAAACGCCAAAGAGCAAACTGATGTTTATTAGCTTTTAACTGCAAAAATCTGAGAAATATTTCTGCCACGAAGCGGTGTTAAGGTTTTATGAGGTGGTAAAATAGTACAGTTCATTTcttgatatgatatgataagATTTGAGAAAAGATTTAACAGCATACTTTCATATGCATGAAGATAGAAATCTATGTTTCAGCTAgcgaaataaaaaataaaaaaacacaacctgcACCCTAGTTTGTCTCCTGTTCCTTTTCATCCTGCAGAGAGTTGCTGCCAAGTACCCTGGCGATCATGACCGTCTGCGCCGCATGTCCCTCATTGAGGAAGGTGGGCAGAAGAGGATCAACATGGCCCACTTGTGCATTGTGGGTTCCCATGCTGTCAACGGCGTGGCCCAGATACACTCTGACATCCTCAAAGCAACGATGTATGTCCCTAAAAATCTGCTCtaatttgtgtgtcattttctgcAGGGAGTAAATCAGCTCATGTCTGCGTAGCATATATAGATAGTGGTATCGGCCACATAAACCTCCAGTCCCTGAGGTTTCATGTTCTGCTGCATCATCTGTGTGAACTGATGTATGTGATGCTTCACTCTGTTTGCAGTTTCAAGGACTTCTATGAAATGGAGCCTCATAAGTTCCAAAACAAGACCAATGGCATCACTCCTCGCCGCTGGCTGGTCATGTGCAACCCCGGGCTGGCTGAGGTCATCGCAGAGGTTAGCTGTGTTTCAAACGCACAAATAACGCACCGCTCATATGGCGTGGTTCTCCCTTACAGTGGAAAGGGATGTATCTCTCACATGTCCATTTCTTATGTCACTTGTACTTTTTTGTCGACCAGAGAATCGGTGAGGACTACATCCGTGAGCTCGACCAGCTGAGGAGTCTTCGCAAGTACATCAATGATGAAGCTTTCATTCGTGATATTGCCAAAGTCAAGCAGGTGAAATAACGGAGACGTAATTTCATCTCAATAATAATTAACGCTATTATTAATTGGAAGATAAGTAGTTAGCTGATGTTATTACAGCTTCTGCTCAACAGCAAACGAGAGATGATACCTACTCCAAATTACACAGTATATCTACTCTGGAATAGACTGTGAATGCTACGACATGTGGGCTCTGGGTTAGGAGGTTAGTTCATGAACCGGCATTTGTTTTatgcagcaaaacatatttttttcattgcaggAAAACAAGCTGAAGTTTTCTGTGCACCTGGAGGAGCATTACAAGGTGAAGATCAACCCCAACTCCATGTTTGACATTCAAGTCAAGAGAATCCATGAATACAAGCGACAGCTGCTCAACTGCCTGCACATCATCACCTATTACAACCGTGAGTGCAGCTGTGAAATGCTTTACTAATTTCATGCGGTTGTTTAACCCTTTAATGCCGTGCATATCATATTTGATGCATGCATTTATGAGACCATCCCCTCTGCgcaataaaagaaagagagattagaaaaaggcagctgtttggataaaaaataaagctgcagatgttacagatgaCCAAGGAGAGAAGGTTTTGTTATTGCCTGAATTGGGTGGACTGCCCGATGTAACAAATATGgtataaacaaaaaggcaaatatgctatctttctgttttttacattttattaaaggGCCAAATAAAGACTTCAGATTACAGGGCTGCATGAGTTTGAGTAACACACCTTCACATCTGTCTTGTAATCTCTTGATGTGTACTAGGCATCAAGAAGGAGCCCAACAAGCAGTGGACTCCAAGAACTGTCATGATTGGAGGCAAGGTTTGTAGTTACATCATGCAATTGGGTTTAATCAAGCTATGATAAAAACTTCAAGTACTTATTTCTCCAACTGTCCATTTCCTGCAGGCTGCTCCTGGATACCACACGGCCAAGATGATTATCCGACTGATCACAGCTATCGGTGAGGTGGTCAACAACGATCCTGTCGTTGGAGATCGTCTGAAGGTCATCTTCCTGGAGAACTACAGAGTCACATTGGCAGAGAAAGGTAATTACTTAATCATTGCACGTTTTTTCCACATCCATCTGATCCTCCACTTTCATCCCAGATGTCCCCAATCAGGAATGTTTGATACACTGAtgaaacatcaacagaaaacGTTCATTAGAGCGATCAATGCTCCGACTCTTGCAGCCATCCCTGCAGCCGACCTGTCTGAGCAGATCTCCACAGCTGGCACCGAGGCCTCTGGCACTGGCAACATGAAGTTCATGCTGAATGGCGCTCTGACCATTGGCACCATGGATGGAGCCAATGTTGAGATGGCCGAGGAAGCTGGGGAGGAGAACCTTTTCATCTTTGGCATGAGAGTGGATGACGTTGATGCACTTGACAGGAAAGGGTAAGGAATGAAACTTCATCTAAATTTGCTGACTCTGTATTTCCTCTACCTTAAGTTTATTTTGTCTAAAGTCAATACCACACTGTTGCCTCATGGATGCGTCAAAGTTGACAAGTTGATCCTTGTCTCTTTATCTATTGACACGACAGCTCATTACATCTATTAGTATGAGGAAGTTGTCTGTTACCTGCTCTCAGACAAACAGTCAAAACATTTTGCCATCACTGCTTTTGTTGATCCAGCAGCTTGAGTCTCTCTCGGGTTTTGATTGTGACCTCTTCCTTGCACTCTGCCTGCCAATGTGTCCAGACTCACATTATTTTTCCACACAAACTGATGATTTCTTCACTAAGAGCTGTTGCCTCCGGGAAACCTGCTGCTTCTACTGCATAGAAACtgactgcttttcttttgtgaaTGGGCTGTTTACTACAGCAACCACCCAGTGCTTTTCTCAACATGTTTATGTTTCAGATACAACGCTGAAGAGTACTACAACCGCCTGCCTGAGCTGAAACAGGCTATTGACCAGATTGCTGGAGGCTTCTTTAGCCCAAAGCAGCCTGACCTGTTTAAAGAAATTGTCAACATGCTGATGCATCATGACAGGTAAAGGCACATCTAACATTAGCAGCCTGCggtgcacacatgcacgctcaCATACAAATAAGAATGTGAATAAACTTGTAGGCTAgtgcaaaaaaagagagagaaatatacTAAGTCTACTGCATTCACACTAAAAACCAGTACAACACTCACAGAAACAGATATTAACACCACATATGTTCACATAGCACAACGTACATTTTCGaagtattttttcatttattaattgtAGTATTTCCTTCCCAGATTTAAGGTTTTCGCTGACTATGAAGACTACATCAAATGCCAGGAGAAAGTCAATGCTCTTTACAAGGTATGCTCATTTGGAAGTAATAGATGAAAAAGGGGCTTTATGCATTTTCTAATggtgattttaatttgaagggTTCTGTCACAAGTGATACCACTAATACAAGGAGATTCAGAGTTATTAGTCGATTAATTGTTGATCCAAATCATCTTCTCCACATCAGAACCCCAAGGAATGGACCAAGAAGGTGATCCACAACATTGCTGGATGTGGCAAATTCTCCAGTGATCGTACCATTTCCCAATATGCTCGTGAGATCTGGGGCATGGAGCCAACACTCGAGAAACTTCCTGCCCCCGACGACAAGCACTAAACTGTCCAGGTGTCAGACAGCACCCTGACTTTCCCCACTTTTATCgccacacaaacacttttttccTGGTAAAAGCCCCCATAAACCTTCATCTGCATACATCAGCACTTAACTATTCCTGTTGTACTACAGCGAATCTCACACAAACTTGCAAGTTCACATGTCTAATACCTGAGTATTCACAATATCCAGGCTGCTGACTGCTGTGATAAAATCCTTGTAGTTATTGTTGGGAATGCAGAAATTGCTCATTTGCTGTCGTGAATTGGAGCTTTGTGGTGGGCTTTACAAATTCAATGCtgataatgtttttatttaaaaaaaagctcttttattTCCACTCGGACCCATTCTGAATAAAATTTGTCTTAAATACGTCAGCCTGGGtgatgtttttctcagtttcagGTATTTCCAGATCATTTCTTTAAGTatccacaaacacagaagaaataTGCCTTTCATGGATTTTTTTGCAGAA
This window encodes:
- the pygma gene encoding glycogen phosphorylase, muscle form isoform X2, whose protein sequence is MSKPLSDHERKKQISVRGLAGIENVAELKQNFNRHLHFTLVKDRNVATRRDYYFALAHTVRDHLIGRWIRTQQHYYEKDPKLGLDMEELEDMEEDAGLGNGGLGRLAACFLDSMASLGLAAYGYGIRYEFGIFNQKIVNGWQVEEADDWLRYGNPWEKARPEYMRPVHFYGRTEHHPDGVKWVDTQVVLALPYDTPVPGYRNNIVNTMRLWSAKAPCDFNLKDFNVGGYIQAVLDRNLAENISRVLYPNDNFFEGKELRLKQEYFVVSATLQDIVRRFKVSKFGCRDVVRTDFNKMPEKVAIQLNDTHPAMAIPELMRVLVDEEKLTWEMAWDICVRTCAYTNHTVLPEALERWPVDLFAHLLPRHLEIVYEINRRHLERVAAKYPGDHDRLRRMSLIEEGGQKRINMAHLCIVGSHAVNGVAQIHSDILKATIFKDFYEMEPHKFQNKTNGITPRRWLVMCNPGLAEVIAERIGEDYIRELDQLRSLRKYINDEAFIRDIAKVKQENKLKFSVHLEEHYKVKINPNSMFDIQVKRIHEYKRQLLNCLHIITYYNRIKKEPNKQWTPRTVMIGGKAAPGYHTAKMIIRLITAIGEVVNNDPVVGDRLKVIFLENYRVTLAEKAIPAADLSEQISTAGTEASGTGNMKFMLNGALTIGTMDGANVEMAEEAGEENLFIFGMRVDDVDALDRKGYNAEEYYNRLPELKQAIDQIAGGFFSPKQPDLFKEIVNMLMHHDRFKVFADYEDYIKCQEKVNALYKNPKEWTKKVIHNIAGCGKFSSDRTISQYAREIWGMEPTLEKLPAPDDKH
- the pygma gene encoding glycogen phosphorylase, muscle form isoform X1, which encodes MSKPLSDHERKKQISVRGLAGIENVAELKQNFNRHLHFTLVKDRNVATRRDYYFALAHTVRDHLIGRWIRTQQHYYEKDPKRVYYISLEFYMGRTLQNTMVNLALENACDEATYQLGLDMEELEDMEEDAGLGNGGLGRLAACFLDSMASLGLAAYGYGIRYEFGIFNQKIVNGWQVEEADDWLRYGNPWEKARPEYMRPVHFYGRTEHHPDGVKWVDTQVVLALPYDTPVPGYRNNIVNTMRLWSAKAPCDFNLKDFNVGGYIQAVLDRNLAENISRVLYPNDNFFEGKELRLKQEYFVVSATLQDIVRRFKVSKFGCRDVVRTDFNKMPEKVAIQLNDTHPAMAIPELMRVLVDEEKLTWEMAWDICVRTCAYTNHTVLPEALERWPVDLFAHLLPRHLEIVYEINRRHLERVAAKYPGDHDRLRRMSLIEEGGQKRINMAHLCIVGSHAVNGVAQIHSDILKATIFKDFYEMEPHKFQNKTNGITPRRWLVMCNPGLAEVIAERIGEDYIRELDQLRSLRKYINDEAFIRDIAKVKQENKLKFSVHLEEHYKVKINPNSMFDIQVKRIHEYKRQLLNCLHIITYYNRIKKEPNKQWTPRTVMIGGKAAPGYHTAKMIIRLITAIGEVVNNDPVVGDRLKVIFLENYRVTLAEKAIPAADLSEQISTAGTEASGTGNMKFMLNGALTIGTMDGANVEMAEEAGEENLFIFGMRVDDVDALDRKGYNAEEYYNRLPELKQAIDQIAGGFFSPKQPDLFKEIVNMLMHHDRFKVFADYEDYIKCQEKVNALYKNPKEWTKKVIHNIAGCGKFSSDRTISQYAREIWGMEPTLEKLPAPDDKH
- the pygma gene encoding glycogen phosphorylase, muscle form isoform X3, translated to MSKPLSDHERKKQISVRGLAGIENVAELKQNFNRHLHFTLVKDRNVATRRDYYFALAHTVRDHLIGRWIRTQQHYYEKDPKKIVNGWQVEEADDWLRYGNPWEKARPEYMRPVHFYGRTEHHPDGVKWVDTQVVLALPYDTPVPGYRNNIVNTMRLWSAKAPCDFNLKDFNVGGYIQAVLDRNLAENISRVLYPNDNFFEGKELRLKQEYFVVSATLQDIVRRFKVSKFGCRDVVRTDFNKMPEKVAIQLNDTHPAMAIPELMRVLVDEEKLTWEMAWDICVRTCAYTNHTVLPEALERWPVDLFAHLLPRHLEIVYEINRRHLERVAAKYPGDHDRLRRMSLIEEGGQKRINMAHLCIVGSHAVNGVAQIHSDILKATIFKDFYEMEPHKFQNKTNGITPRRWLVMCNPGLAEVIAERIGEDYIRELDQLRSLRKYINDEAFIRDIAKVKQENKLKFSVHLEEHYKVKINPNSMFDIQVKRIHEYKRQLLNCLHIITYYNRIKKEPNKQWTPRTVMIGGKAAPGYHTAKMIIRLITAIGEVVNNDPVVGDRLKVIFLENYRVTLAEKAIPAADLSEQISTAGTEASGTGNMKFMLNGALTIGTMDGANVEMAEEAGEENLFIFGMRVDDVDALDRKGYNAEEYYNRLPELKQAIDQIAGGFFSPKQPDLFKEIVNMLMHHDRFKVFADYEDYIKCQEKVNALYKNPKEWTKKVIHNIAGCGKFSSDRTISQYAREIWGMEPTLEKLPAPDDKH